From the Telopea speciosissima isolate NSW1024214 ecotype Mountain lineage chromosome 9, Tspe_v1, whole genome shotgun sequence genome, the window CCCACAAacccaagaagaagaatcacAGAGAATAAACCCTCAAGATCCAACAATTCGAGTACAGTGACCTTGAAGAAACTAAACGGATGGAAAGGAAAGATTTTGAGAGATGCGTTGCACttggaaaagaaagaggaaaaaggaaaatgggGTGGAGAGATTTGAGGGGTTCCGGAACTTACTTGTTGGGGGGGGAGAAGAACGAGAAGAATGAAGGGGTTGggttggtgatggtgttaatggtggatGGTGGTAATGGggcgtggtggtggtggtggcggtggtggataTGTAAAATAAGAGGATAATTTGGAGAacatgagggcattttggtctttttaaattttagtaaattggtcaaggcaattaggtcttttcaaattttataaaaaatagaagaaaaggtaatttgatcattttatagcatttaatacctggtgtggaccTATCTGGcctttggggtgtaaagcaatggtggtacgtggaatattgagctgCTTAAGGGGGACAAGGATTATTGGATGCATTATAAGGGGGTATGTGTACTTTACCCCTTATTTAATCTGGCAATTCCTGCAATATCACCTTCCTTGCACAACATGTGGCGTTAAAAGATCCTATGGTGGAGATTCAATTGCTCCATTTCATGAAGCCCGGCCCGATTTGGCTTCCGGATCAATCTCAACCCGATGAGATTCTAAACCCAAAACGCAGATAGTAGGAAtgaaaaaagttaaaaaaacaaaaagacagAAAGGGTATACACTTTCAAACCTTGactttcttcctctccctctctctcggttcatctccttccctccTTCCCGTCATTGGAGAGCTTCAAGGTCTGAAACTAAGTCTGGTTTCCTTTGCAAGTAGACCCAAATCAGAGGGCTCAGTGGTAGTAATTTTGGGACTTTACTTTCTTCAACCTAAGGACAACCTAATAACATAACAACAGGGAAGCGGTATCTCAACCCCATATCCATTGAAGGAACTCACACCACAAACTCACAGAGGTTCGATCACCCTGAAACCTTGAGGTAAGATTCTGCAAGCACAGCTCTATTAGGAACTGATGAGTCACAAAAAGACGACCAACCAACGATTGACACATGGCATGATCGAGGCCGAGTCGAACCCTTTGACTCTGGAAAAAGGTGGCCGTAAGACATGCGAGTCTTCAAAGACCGAGGATGAGGCCGAGTACCGCAAGCTCGGTGGCATAGTTGGGTTTGTCAAGGCCGACAACCTGGCCAAGCCTGACAGGGTCGGCAACACAGTCGGGTCTGTCGTGACTGACACCATGACCGAGTCCTCCTGGGTCGGCAGCGGAACCGAGCCCCTCATGGTCAGGCGACGAGGTCAACGTCCCCATCTGCTAAGACCAACCGCGCGCGAGCCGACCCCCGAGTATGAGCCCCGAGCCGAGGTCTAGTTAATTGGATTACGAAGCCACGTTAGACATCTTGACATTTGCGGGATACGACCGCTCAACTTGATCAGATCACCCTCCAAAAATGGGATCGAATCCCGTTCggataaggactcttaccaagtGAAGAGTCCACGTCTAAATACGACTCCGCTAGACAAACtcctataaaaaataaaacccttaCCATTCAAGGACTCTTCTTCGCCGCCCTattctcatcctataaatactaagTTGAACTGTTGTTGctttggagacctgacttagaCATCAGAGAACCCTTGGCCGGAATCACACCAGCTCTCTTGCACTAACTCGATTTTTGCAGGCACATCCGCAGGTGAACCGGGTGgcagaggttttcacacgcaacgaGAACAATCATCAATAGGTCAATGAATCTGGTAACAAAGAAATATTTCTGCAACTGAACCCAACGGTACTAGTGAATCCTGACCTGGTTGCTGGTTTGAAACTTTGATTCTTGCTGAAGAGTTATTCTTTGACATCTATAGTTGGGAAACATATGCCCAGAATATAAGACACTGAGTACTAGAACCATAAACCATGTACGTGTAATAAGAAAAGAAGAGCCTTGATGATAGTTTGTATTAATCTGGTTCTAGTGACTTGTGGATCATTTTAGATGTGTTGattgccaagaaaaaagaaagataaccCCATGTAACGAATCTTAGAggatttgattaaaaaaaatcgtacccagtgcatgaggctcccgctactgcagggtctgagaAGGGTTGCAGCCACTGCAATGTTTGGGAAGGGTGaaaatgtatgcaaccttacccctgctttcgcgatgctgtttccaaactcgaacccgtgaccacttaaTTACAATCATGATTTgtaatctcggatcggatcAGCCAATATCGGCCAAGGCCAATCCCGAAATTTGGCCTGAAATGCAACCAATCCTTGACCGATCTGATGGGACGGCTACAGGATTGAAAATACAATCGGATTGGCCGATCTGATTGAAGTCTTTGTggatttttttcaaagtttttaggtttattttttattttttatattattttgacCGATACTAACCAATATTGATTGATCCGATCCGGATAATATCAGCCGATCCAATCCATAGATCACAACACACACCAACTCTAGCCGAATAATTTTAGGGGTTTTTTGACCAACCCTGACCGATTTGCACTGATCCAATCCCAACCCGAAAAGGTATCGGCCATGACCAATACCGAatccgatacctggattttgaacgttggtcacaatggagaaaCCTTTACCATATAAAGTGTCAACCGTGGGCACACCTAGACTTCAGCTATTGAATTCCTAATTTTTTCATCATCTACCCTAGTGTCAACCTGGTTTGCACGCACTTGGCTACATTCCTTGCAccatgattttaattgatgctTCGGAACTTTTCTACAGGTGATGTGAACTGGACTTAGTTGGAATAATCAGTATATTTGTAATATAATTTTGATGCTTTTTGACATGGTCTTGAGGTATTTTCAAATCCAACAGATTGAAATGCCGCATTTTACAACAATCAAATAATGTACAATTTAGTTCTGCCTAAAGGATTTACTCTTCCAAAGCTGAGTAGCGGCTTTCACCGCCCACTGTTTCCTCATATAGATACCCTTACCTTGCATGGATTGTCACTATCCCTATCCTCCAAAATTGCTATGAGGCCATTagatgctgctgctgctgcttcttgaCCTGCAATCAGTGCCAAGAGAAACCAACTGCACAGTTAGTAGTTGCTTGATTGCTTAAGCGCCTAAGCAATTTGGATCATATGGATTACAGATTATCAAAGGCCCAGTCATAAGGTCATCAGAGGTTATTTTCTCAAGAGATCCAGGTGCGTGCAGCTACCAAAATATGGGCATCTTCTATCCAGGGTAATATTGAATAAAATGCATTCATATATTTTTCCAGTCATTTGAGCAGAGGCCCCTATGGATGAATCGGACATGTCGTGCCCCATGCAATCTGGACTCTAGATTAATATTATGAATTCAGGAAAAAAGTTCCCTGCACGGGGTTGCAGGACCAGGCCCACACATAGCGGGGCGGAATGACTGCCCTGCCTCCCCATAAATGGTGGGAATTCCACCCCCAATGTGCCAGCGCACggtgtggcccctgcatcccATGTAGAGAACGGTCCCCATGAATTAAATACCAAATAGACAAGTGTGACCTTACCATGTTCTGACTACAAAATCTCGTAATGATTGCAATATGCTACTTTGGTCATTGGGTGCAGAAACATGTCCCCCTATGATCTTTTCAACTGTGGGGGGTCCCATCTCATGTACCAAGTTAACAGATTCTGATAGCCGATTTAGTAGGTTTGCCAGGGCAATTACTTCATTCCTCTGCAGCTGCAACTGAAAGACGAACCAGCAAATACACACAATAAGAATGTTGGGAAAAAGAATAGAAGTAAAACTAGAAACAGTGATTGAGACCAGGCTTACAGGCTGTTCCATGTGGTTTTCACCATTAACAGAAAACAGGATCTTCAGTGCGGTGCCCAAGCCAAGAACCTGAAGCTTTCCCCATAGTCGACACTTTTCACAACCTACGCAATCCATCAATGCACTGCAATAAACATAAAGTAACTCAGGTTCTCTTGTTTTATTGCTTTTtcttcccctctcccccccccccccctcgcccaaaaataataataataataataataaataaatactagaAGAAACTCCAATAGCATAAAATCAGCAGAACCATACAAAAGGTAAGATAGATAAAATTGGTGATTGGAAACAGTATCTCTCCAAAGGGGAGGAACATTACATCATGGTCAAGGGGAGGATGAATGATTATCTTCCATCTGTTGGATGATATTGGGCACATTTTCAGAAATTGTAAACTGTTTTACCAGTTTGGTCAAAACTGAATGTGCTGCAGTAAGTAAAAAGGATCTGTAATGCTGCCTAGGTTCCCCATGCCTTGTCTTCAAGGTGAAGCTTTTAAGGCCAGTAAGTTATTTCCTATTTATATCAAGCCTGTGTTACATAGGTTTGGCTACATGTGTTGAGAAGTCCAATCCACTTCCCCAAAACTCAATGTATAGGGATACATCGCAGAAAATAGGAATATTTTATGAGAGCCAGctaaaatgtttaaaaaaatgatGGTTAATGTATTTCTAAAGGGCCTTAATGTGCCAAAACAAGGGGTCCAGGAGTCCAATCTGGATGTGATGGGTACATATCATGGTTTTCAAAATCAGATGTGGATTGGTAAAATTGGCTAATCCAGATCCAGATTCAGATCCTAATTTCACCCGATTCATAAAAAAGGAATTCTAACAATCCCTTCTGATTCCGGACGATTCCCGGCTGATTTGAATGGAATTGGTTCGGAATAAAACCTTGACACATATACAATACCCATACCCATGTTTGTGGTGTCAAATTGGGTTCTACAGAGGGACATGAAGCATCCTGAATTCCTGATAACAGTAATCAAGCCTTTTAAAAAGAATTGAAAGCATTCAAAGATGAGTTTTGAACAGGTTCAATAAAGAAGTGTTTTAATTGACAAATCATTTCATTTTAAATTCCCCTAGCATTTTAGTACATTTCATTTATGCTGCAGCATGGACGTACTTGAGTCATACTAATTTGTTACTATGACGTGGATACAACATATATTCTAGCTAGATTTTGTGAAAATGGTACAGTtcctaattttttattcatatttcTGAACAGAGATATCCAGTGTACACCTGTTTACTCAGATGCTACGGCAACCAAATGCAATGTAGGACAATCTGTGTAAGGTCAAAAGAACAATGAAATTTGAAAACATTGAACGAAAAACAGTGGAGCTCTCAAAAACACAAAATTGCTACTTTCAGAATAACCACTATTAGTTGAGCAAAGCCTTAAATATAAACCTGATGTTTCTGAATTGTCTTTGAATCTGCTGCTTCAGCTCTGGTCCGCTTTGACCTTGCCATAACTTGGCTTCGTCAAATGGGAGAGGGCATGCAGCTTGTAACTTTGGATTATAGAGTAGCTGTTTCACCAAGGACTGTGTTTTCAGGTCCTCAGAAGGGTTGCCAGTATCATACTCAGCCTGCTCCAAATAATCTGCTGCCTGGAACATATTCAAAATAGGGATATAATGAAACCATCATGATGTGTATTATTGGAAGATCAATAACCACAGACATCAAATCGATGAAGCATGGCAAATACTCACTTTTGTCACAGCTCGAAGgacaaaaagaaaagtgaagTATAGGTTCTTCACACGCTCCGAATATTTTAACACCCGTTCGTTCATGATCTCAAGATTTTGACCCCACTGAAATCCaaacagaaaatggaaaatgagatGTTACATCTTGCCAACatacaaattcaaaaaaatatatatatattaaaagggATACAGTAAATGTCCATTATGACAGCAATAATTGTGTCCTTTACCCCATACAGAATACACATCCCATTTGGTCGAtacttttaagggaaaaagttacCCACAATGCCAGTGTACTatcaccctctcacatgggattgtttattattttctctccccTACCATGACAATGTGGGCCCCATGGGAATGATATCATTCTCCGTGCCACCACTGAAGTGGCGTAGGAAATTTCCCCCATACTGGCATTGTGATGAACCCTCTTAGGGATTCTGCCAATCAAAGAGATTGTTCTAAACAGTCTGAATCAAAGGAAAAGGGACATTCTGTATTGTATGGATAAATGACAAATTTGCCAGCATAGGGGACACTCCCCTCTTAAAAGTTGAGAATAGCCAGAAATGAGCTAAAATGATAACCAAGTTGTTAGCTTCATCAAGGAGATAATCAGCAGCTATGTGAATCGAAATGGAGGAATGCAGTCCAGATATCAACTTGTACAACACTTTCTTCTCTGGGCAAAACTCTCCAGATGGATCTGCACAACAGGTTGAATCTCAACATTAAGTTCTAGTGATAAGGATGAATTCGAACTTATCTGAGTATTTAAGTCCTAGCAAAATCATACTAGAGACTAGAGAGAACTTAGAATAAAATCAAACATTTACTGTTAAGTACGAAAATGGATAAAGACACTGGACCTAACAGTTACCGTGCAAGATTAATTCCAAAATGGTATTCATCGTTGACTTTTATTAAagaatttgaaaagaaaaacagagttttatttttattttttggggggagtgggacaaggaaaggaaagaggtTACATGGATACTGATGTAGAGGTTTTTGTGTAGGTAAATAATGTAAGGTAAATTTACAAGTAAActatccccaaataacccccacaAAACAATCAATCCAGGTAGCACACAATCCCCTTGACCATACGGCAGACTAGGTTGCTAACCACAAATAGAGGTGTAACAGAATAACAATATCGAATCAACTGTTGGACCTGCAACTCAGATCAAGTTTAGGTCTTGATGAGATGGAATAGCCCTCCAAGTTTGGGTCTGGTCTGATGGACGGTTAGGGAGATATAGGCAGATTACAGAAACAGAAGGTAAGGACTGAAAATTAGAAGGTAACTAGTACTAGACAAACCAACCAGCGGAATGGTCTCCAAATCTGATCGAAGACTACCTCTGATGTGCTTGATGGATGCTCAAAATCTGGGCCAAGTCCAATGGCCAGTTACAGAGATCTGATGTAGTGATAAAAAATACAAACTGGTTCAGATTTAGAAGGTTATTGGAGAACTTCAAATCTGACAAGCAAGGGATCCCAGGAATAGATCGCGTGGTGCTTCTGGGAGGGGATAATAACCCCAAAGTTGCAGCAGTTGACTCTCCTTGGTTGAGGAATTATAACAGGAACAGAAATCCAAGACAAATCACAACCGCACGTCCTCTTCTGAATATTCTGATCAGCAGCTACAGTAGCAGCAACTTGGATCTTCAATATAGAATTTAGAAGAGGCAACCAGGGGCTTTAATAGATCTCGGACAGAGCTATATCAACTCAGGAAATAGAGAAGATAGCACAGGAAAAGAATGGAGATCGATAGAAAGAATGGGGAGGGGGTAagtggctctctcagccctggTATCTCACCAGTTGGACTCTCTGTCACTCAGCCTCTCTCAACACAATAAATTGCTAGCAAGCAAAGCTTCATTCATCATTAAAAATCATGGGAGACTCTAGGAGAGTCTGTTACAATATATAGGCAGAAATGCTTGCTTCACAAGTAAGAACAAAAATAGAAGCTGACAAGAAAACGGAAGCatactgaaaatagaaactaatatctATTCTAAACTGAACTAGGTTGCTTGATGTTCCAAACCTTCCCAATAGGAGAAAGGATAACCACACTGATCTCTAAGTAATAAactaaaaaaggaaacaaaatcaaAGCCTTTCAGAAACCTCCCAGTAGATCATTCTTTGGTAGCTGGCTGACTTCTTGACCAAGGGCAATGGATCTCCAATCGGTAGTGTCTGGAAACAACTGGAAGACTTCCTTTATTATTTGCTTCTGCAATAAAGACAAAAGCCTAACCAACGATTTGTACTCCCAGCCCAAGTAGGCTGGCCCAGTTTAGAAACTGGTTGGCCCTATGGCCATGTGGTCTGGTCCACTAATTGATGTGATGGACCAGGCCTGCGACTCTTTCGGCTGGTGTAGTGCTTGCCAAAGAATCGATATACATCAGTAAAGGTGTTTGATATGGAATGTTTGTTCTGCCTATCCTTGCATCTTTCAAGAAAAATGTTGTCAATAGCTGCTTCACATGTGCACGGAAAATATTATTTGGATCCAAGCTTggggaagagggggagggggtgggggaagaaACCTCAGATTGACTGGCAAGTAAAGATCTTATCTAAGGAACTAATTTGAAGCTGGGAATAGATGCTGATTACTCAGTTCCATTATCCCTCATGCCCTTTTGGCTTATTGTCCTttccaccatttttttttttttttgggtgggggggggggaggtgggggaaagaaaaaactttgATTGACTGGCAAGTAAAGGACTATCTGATGAACAAAATGGAAGCCAGACATTAGATGAAATAGGAAGCTGATGAAATAGGAAGCTGAGCCTACTCAGTTCGTCATCCCCCACCCCTATTTCCTTTTGTCTTTTCCATCAAATTTTTGTTTCCacccattttctcttcttctccttgaccCACATGCTTAATCGCTTGATTCATGGAAAGAACATTATGCCAAACTACAATCAGCCAATTAGTTTCAACAACTGCAGCTGCCctaaccatagttcaaaaactcgccgaaatctcagcgagatctcgaatatctcgagaatctcgagctCCTCGAGATGAGATGACATAGGAGACACAAAACATGCACAGTTTCGAATAACTCgaccaaaattttgaatatttcgagaatctcgacctcctcagtactcatagagtcatagtattgtattgttgggacttgggagttgagacgtggaagactagggtagtaaggtgtctatgacttatgtattattattgtacttgggttgggtatctacgcaatatgcattgtgaacactttcaCTATGTCTTGTACTCTTGTGGTTTGTaatagaaactttaagtctttaactatttcttaaataattattcaatattatgtgtcttcagctattattgcataatttacttgttttacttgccaattatgtctcatatcattcaaataCTGTGTAGAattaagggttcggcctttactgccaaccaagggtgcaaacccaaaacaccaaattgggtttttttttttttttcaatttgaagaattaaatatgtttattaagcctaaaacaatcttcccttaaagtttcagagccaacttaggccatttgcccaccgaaacttcattaacaaaaaacaaaaaaaatgcactgtctGGCCGAGATCTCAACCTGATCGAGACGGCTGTTCAAGATGAGTTTTCGAACCATGGGTCAAATTCAGTTTCAATCCCTTCGTTCCAGGTGTGATCTTATcccttctttggttctttttaGTCCTATATACTCCTTGTTCACTTCTTCTattccttggttttttttttattattctggTTATTATCTTCTTCTACCCTTCTAATACCTTACCTTTGGGTTGAATAACAATTGTTAGaacattttattttctaatccattgagtttgaaattttgtgGGGTGTTGTTCATAAATTAAAGATTGATACTAATTGTAGAGTTTAGTACCAGAACACAACCCCCACGATAAGAGTGAGATCCAAATCCCAAGATTTTAGCCCAATTGGAAATCATAGGAGAGAGTTATCTCCATTGAAATAGAATCTGTTCTTTGGATTGCGCAGAATCTTTCCAACCATGGCGGCTCTATTGTTGGGGTTAATTCAAACTCAAATCCTATATCTACACGTGATGGCAACAATCACGTTTGTATTCTTAGAAGGGGTGCTCCCTCTGATTTGGCTTTACCCAAGAATCGTGGGGAGCTTCCTCTTTATAAGGATAATGCTGGTTATAACAACGTGGATGAGGAAGTTACAGATGGGTTTTCAACTGGGGTAGATTCAATTCATGGATTGGATAATGAAGGTGGATCTGATCCGGATAATGAAGGTGGGTCTGATCCAGGATAATGCAGCTAACTTTGAGGGGTTCGGTTCAGACTATGGGGCTGACCCAGATGAGGTAGCAGGCCTGGTGGGAGAAGGCGATCACAGTATTCAGGATTTGCCTACATCGTCGGATGCTAGACCAGTGGAGGGGGAGAAAATACCTTTACAGTTTAGAGATGCTCCTTTACCTCTATTTGATAATCAGGTGAACTTTGTGGAGGCTAACATCATTAGCCAAGGTGcatggaagaaaggaaaggcTGCTCGAGCAGTACCAGATTCGCAGGCTGCAACCCGAGGTGGTAGGGGTGCTCCTCGTGGGGGCTTACCTTGGCTGCTTCTCGTGGGGGTAGGGGTACTGTCGGAGCTGGAATTGCCTTGACGAGCAAGGGACGAGGGACTGGTCTTACTCATGCgcagtcttcttcttccattgagggccttccatcttctttgtTTCAAGAAGGTTGGCTTGTTTTATCGTTTCATGAAGTTCATGCTATAGGAAGGTGCAGTTATGGAGAAGAAATTGGCAAGTGGTTCTATGTTAGTTAGGGAGGGGGTGGTTAATCCAAATGAGAAAGCAGGTCAGACGAAAAGGTCTGACAGAGTTGCAAATAAAAAGTGATCCAATGCGTGTCCTATTCTGGAACGTAAGGGGGATGAAGAACATTGCTGCAAGAAGGGCCTTGAGTGGTATTCTGAAGGAGCATTCTCTAGACTTGGTGTGCTTGGCAGAACCAATGATTGATGTCCATAAATTACCTGCtctattttttaatagaatGGGATTACTGCTGATTTAATTTCAAACTCCAGACGTGAAAAGGTTCCTAATCTCTGGGTTTCTGGAAGTCCTTCATTATGAAGCTGGTTGTTGTTTCTCCTTCAGAACAACAGATTTCTATTACTGTTGACTGGGTGGGCTCAATGGTGCAACTCTCCTTGGTTCATGCAAAATGTTTTCGTGTGCAACGAAGGGATTTATGGGTCGAATTGGCTGGCCTCCTCTCCCTCTATCCCATGGTGTGTGGTAGGTGATTTCAATGCAACATTGGAATCACATGAAAAAAGTGATCCGGGCAGGTTTAATATTGGGGTGCGGCTGATTTCCAAGCTTGGGTGGATTCTTGCTCTATGGTGGAGTTTCCCTCGCAAGGAAGAAAGTTTGCGTGGTCCAATAATAGGAGGTGCGGGAATGTTGCTGCAGTGCTGGACCGTGGCTTTTGCAACGATCATTGGATTTCTCACTTTTTATGTTGTTCTCAGTTGGTGCTTCGCCGGGTATCCTCTGATCATGctccccttctttttatttctggagcggttccaaaaccaaaaaactgCCCATTTAGGTTCCAAAAGTTTTGGATGGAACACACTGACTTTTTGCAGGTGGTTCGTGATAGTGGGTCCCTGGCAGTGCGCAGCCCCCCAATCCTTTGTTTTTCTCAAAAACTTAATAGACTTAAGCCAATCCTCAAGGCTTGGGCTAGATCGGTGTTTCCaaactgttgtaatatgggttcaagggtaaaattgtcataggggtaatattgtccttgtacctgttccagaatgttctttcatatattataaataaaggatggctgtagtcactctgactcaagccagtattcacggaattcaacatggcatcagagccaaaaatattttggGGATATGGGAATtagaaaatttttccttttcttcttttgtctttctctcttcttcttcttcttcgtgattctgccctaaggacagccaccaccgccagcccctccaccaccGCCAGCCCTTTCCCACCTTCCGCCAGCCCCCACAAGCCACTCCACCACCTCCGCCAGCCACAGCAGGCCACCCCACCACCTTCCGCCACTTTTCCCAAGCCCGCAGGCCTCTcgcctcctctctttctcacgAGAGGTCTCCCTCCTTTTGCCGTAATTTTTTCCCACCCACCATGTTGGTTTCTGCGATTTTTTCCCAAGCCCGCAGGCCTCTCCCTCATATTGGTTTCTGCGATTTTttccagccaccatgcctgacgtTTCATAGATCATGTCTGCTTCCTCTGGTTCTGATGGGTCATCCCAACACGACTTTATTCCATTTCCAGGGAATCCCATCAAACTCAATGGCAGCAATTATCTTTTATGGTCTCGTTCCTGCTTGTTCGCTATTGGAtcccgtggtctctctggctaTATCATGGGCACTCAAGTCAGGCCTACCGAGGCTGGTACTGCAGTGGATCGATGGATGAACTTCAATTTTTTGGTCATGTCATATCTTGTAAATTCGATGGAGCAAGATATTGTCGGGCGCTATCTCCTTCTTGATTCAGCTGCAAAGATTTGGAAAACAGCCAAGGGCACTaattctcaggttgggaatgcttCCCAATGTTACGAGCTTCGTCAGAAGATTCACTCTACCAGGCAGTTGGAGTTGTCACTGtctcagtattacaataccatgtgtactATGTGGCAGCAGTTGGACTTTCTAGGCACCTTCACTGCTACCTGCGATGTTGATGCCACAGCCTTCCGTAAGTGGGAGGATGGCTTacgtgtttttgattttttgtccagcctcaatattgagtttgatcaaatTCGTGCCAATATTTTGAACCGAGATCCACTTCCATCTCTGGAGCAAGCCTATGCGATTCTATCGGCCTAGGACAGTAGGCGTACagccatggttcatcctgtcACTCCGGAACGATCGGCTCGTCTCTGGTTCGCAGTCTTCCTGAGGAACTTCTACCAGGTCTGCTAGTACTGATCGGACATCTGGTGATCGCCctcctattaaatgtgatcactgtgggaaggagTGGCATACCAAAGAtcattgttggaagcttcatggttgCCCTGCAGAGACTCGCGGGCGTGGGAGGGGTGGATCCAATCGGCCTAGTAACACCCGTGCCCATTAGGCAACTTCTGACGA encodes:
- the LOC122641068 gene encoding endoplasmic reticulum oxidoreductin-1-like, giving the protein MAEKKKKTTPSGRWLWVLGAAVIVFLAIVAPKISLFGRSAHKPCKCEDSRKYTGIVEDCCCDYETVDSVNEEVLHPLLQELVKTPFFRYFKVKLWCDCPFWPDDGMCRLRDCSVCECPENEIPETFKKPFNRVLSSDDLVCQEGKPEAIVDRTLDTKAFRGWIETDNPWTNDDETDNSEMTYVNLQLNPERYTGYTGPSARRIWDAIYTENCPKYPSGEFCPEKKVLYKLISGLHSSISIHIAADYLLDEANNLWGQNLEIMNERVLKYSERVKNLYFTFLFVLRAVTKAADYLEQAEYDTGNPSEDLKTQSLVKQLLYNPKLQAACPLPFDEAKLWQGQSGPELKQQIQRQFRNISALMDCVGCEKCRLWGKLQVLGLGTALKILFSVNGENHMEQPLQLQRNEVIALANLLNRLSESVNLVHEMGPPTVEKIIGGHVSAPNDQSSILQSLRDFVVRTWSRSSSSSI